From the genome of bacterium, one region includes:
- a CDS encoding class I SAM-dependent methyltransferase has product MSTFARASVTQDFLDDLYGRIARRYDLVNYVQSLGMVGLMRRDAAAFVGRGAVLDAGAGSGGLAAACLAAGASRVVCLDRSPEMFAVARAKLASYERAGRVRFVLGDVTRLPFRDGAFDNVGSAFVFRNIPSTDAAVGEVRRVLKAGGRVAVADVFAPPKGLTGALYKIYLNVMVPLWGRLIARDGLAYRYLSASIQNCFSAEELAGRLAAAGFADIRAQAKFFGVAHVVKGRLR; this is encoded by the coding sequence ATGTCAACTTTCGCCCGAGCTTCGGTTACCCAGGATTTCCTGGACGACTTGTACGGCCGGATCGCGCGCCGCTACGACCTGGTCAATTACGTCCAGAGTCTCGGCATGGTGGGCCTAATGCGGCGGGACGCGGCCGCGTTCGTGGGGCGCGGCGCGGTCCTCGACGCCGGGGCCGGCAGCGGCGGCCTGGCCGCGGCCTGCCTCGCCGCCGGCGCGTCGCGCGTGGTGTGCTTGGACCGCAGCCCGGAGATGTTCGCCGTCGCCCGGGCCAAGCTCGCGTCGTACGAACGGGCCGGCCGGGTGCGCTTCGTGCTGGGCGACGTCACGCGGCTGCCTTTTCGGGATGGCGCCTTCGATAACGTCGGCAGCGCCTTCGTCTTCCGGAATATACCGTCGACGGATGCCGCGGTGGGCGAGGTGCGGCGCGTCCTCAAGGCCGGCGGCCGGGTAGCGGTGGCGGACGTCTTCGCGCCGCCGAAGGGTTTGACCGGCGCGTTGTACAAAATTTACCTCAACGTTATGGTCCCGTTGTGGGGACGACTCATCGCCCGCGACGGCCTCGCCTACCGCTACCTGTCGGCGTCCATTCAGAATTGCTTTTCGGCCGAGGAGCTCGCCGGCCGGCTGGCGGCGGCGGGCTTCGCCGACATTCGAGCCCAGGCCAAATTCTTCGGCGTCGCGCACGTCGTGAAAGGGCGCTTACGTTGA